A genomic segment from Aegilops tauschii subsp. strangulata cultivar AL8/78 chromosome 1, Aet v6.0, whole genome shotgun sequence encodes:
- the LOC109761947 gene encoding sugar transporter ERD6-like 4: MKSTSGITNSDLATSGLGGIQVHATLVTTWLLDRAGRRILLIISSAGMTISLLAVAVIFFIKDTVSQDSHLYYILSMVSLLAIVAYVIAFSFGMGAIPWVIMSEILPVSIKSLAGSFVTLANWLTSFGITMTANLLLSWSAGGTFVSYMLVSAFTLMFVILWVPETKGRTLEEIQWSFR; encoded by the exons ATGAAAAGCACTTCAGGTATTACAAACAGTGACTTGGCCACATCTGGACTTGGAGGTATTCAG GTTCATGCCACTCTAGTTACAACCTGGTTACTAGACAGGGCTGGCCGGCGCATCCTACTCATT ATATCTTCTGCTGGGATGACTATAAGCCTTCTTGCGGTTGCCGTCATATTTTTTATCAAG GACACTGTTTCACAAGACTCTCACTTGTATTACATATTGAGCATGGTCTCCTTGCTTGCTATTGTG GCTTATGTTATTGCCTTCTCCTTCGGTATGGGCGCCATTCCATGGGTCATAATGTCTGAG ATCCTTCCGGTGAGCATCAAGAGTCTTGCAGGAAGCTTTGTGACGCTCGCCAATTGGCTCACTTCCTTTGGGATAACGATGACAGCAAACTTGCTGCTCAGCTGGAGTGCTGGAG GTACCTTTGTGTCCTATATGCTCGTGAGCGCCTTTACGCTCATGTTCGTCATCCTCTGGGTGCCGGAAACCAAGGGAAGAACCCTCGAGGAGATACAGTGGTCATTCCGCTGA